In Elusimicrobiota bacterium, a single genomic region encodes these proteins:
- a CDS encoding class I SAM-dependent methyltransferase: protein MNKIEYPLGHSLEEVVRLESQALLLREPVLEALASQAGHCLEIGCGSGANWPWLKRANPRLKYTGIDKASQAVAVARAKFGQEPGAEFLVMDGGGIAFNESSFDLVFTKLALWCIGPLWEETLRQVRRLLKPGGVFYALEPCNQLIQWQPQKPAAQKWMRLWDEAAIGKGLDPCIGTKIPGALVRAGFEGVQAKFHPVAALGAQGNDYEAVVSNLKGFYFGEAAIKLCIDNECGLAREAVRAMSLRRPDSLVMDALFASWGVKGS, encoded by the coding sequence ATGAATAAAATCGAATATCCGCTCGGACACTCCCTGGAGGAGGTGGTCCGGCTGGAGTCTCAAGCCCTCCTCTTGCGCGAGCCCGTCTTGGAGGCGCTGGCAAGCCAAGCCGGGCATTGCCTTGAGATCGGCTGCGGATCCGGGGCCAATTGGCCCTGGCTTAAGCGGGCCAACCCAAGGCTCAAATACACCGGGATAGACAAGGCCTCTCAGGCCGTCGCCGTGGCCCGGGCCAAGTTCGGGCAGGAGCCCGGCGCTGAATTTCTCGTCATGGATGGGGGTGGTATCGCTTTTAATGAGTCCAGTTTCGACCTGGTGTTTACCAAGTTGGCGCTGTGGTGCATCGGCCCGCTTTGGGAAGAGACTCTCAGACAGGTCAGGCGCCTGCTTAAGCCCGGAGGGGTCTTCTACGCCCTGGAGCCTTGCAACCAGTTGATACAGTGGCAGCCCCAAAAACCCGCCGCTCAAAAATGGATGCGGCTATGGGACGAGGCCGCGATCGGCAAGGGACTCGATCCTTGCATCGGGACCAAGATCCCCGGGGCTTTGGTCAGGGCCGGTTTTGAGGGGGTTCAGGCGAAATTCCATCCCGTTGCGGCCCTGGGAGCCCAGGGGAATGACTACGAGGCCGTAGTCAGCAACCTTAAGGGCTTTTATTTCGGGGAGGCAGCTATAAAGCTCTGTATTGATAATGAGTGCGGCCTGGCCCGGGAGGCGGTTCGAGCAATGAGCCTCCGGCGGCCCGATTCTTTGGTTATGGACGCCTTATTCGCCTCTTGGGGCGTGAAAGGGAGCTGA
- a CDS encoding PhoH family protein produces MVTKRIRLESPEEALQLLGERDAALRQMERDFGVEIFLRQDAQTGELRLTIKGSAGRADKVMRRIREKLAVIRQGLGQGQAQASIPEPMDLDSPSVPEDGIYRTAYGKIVRARTPNQQKYIDTILSHELAFGIGPAGTGKTFIAVACALRALELRQVNRIILTRPVVEAGERLGFLPGDLLEKVNPYLKPLYDAFFALLGPERFRMWRDTEVIEIVPLAYMRGRTFEDSFILLDEAQNTTPEQMKMFLTRMGIGSRAVVTGDITQTDLTERTVSGLVRVTEILKGVEGVAFHRLTEEDVVRHPLVKRVIRAYDLWEQKQ; encoded by the coding sequence ATGGTCACTAAAAGAATCCGCTTGGAAAGCCCCGAGGAGGCCCTTCAGCTCCTGGGCGAAAGGGACGCCGCCCTGCGCCAGATGGAGCGCGACTTCGGCGTCGAGATTTTCCTGCGCCAGGACGCGCAGACGGGGGAGCTGCGCCTCACCATCAAGGGCAGCGCCGGCCGAGCGGACAAGGTTATGCGCCGCATCCGCGAAAAGCTCGCTGTCATCCGGCAAGGCCTGGGCCAAGGCCAAGCCCAGGCCTCCATCCCAGAACCCATGGACCTGGATTCCCCTTCCGTTCCCGAGGACGGGATTTACCGCACGGCCTACGGGAAAATCGTCCGGGCCCGCACGCCCAACCAGCAGAAATACATAGACACGATCCTGAGCCACGAGCTGGCCTTCGGGATCGGCCCCGCCGGCACGGGAAAGACCTTCATCGCCGTGGCCTGCGCCCTGCGGGCGCTCGAGCTGCGGCAGGTCAACCGCATCATTTTGACCCGCCCCGTGGTAGAAGCGGGAGAGCGCCTGGGATTTTTGCCGGGAGACCTGCTGGAGAAGGTCAACCCCTACCTCAAGCCCCTCTACGACGCCTTCTTCGCTTTGCTCGGCCCCGAGCGCTTCCGGATGTGGCGGGACACCGAGGTGATCGAGATCGTTCCCCTGGCCTACATGCGCGGGCGCACCTTCGAAGACTCCTTCATCCTCCTCGATGAGGCCCAAAACACCACCCCGGAGCAGATGAAGATGTTCCTGACCCGTATGGGCATTGGCTCGCGGGCCGTCGTCACCGGCGACATCACCCAAACCGATCTCACTGAAAGGACCGTCTCTGGCCTGGTGCGCGTGACCGAGATATTGAAGGGGGTGGAGGGAGTGGCCTTCCATCGCCTCACCGAGGAAGACGTGGTGCGCCATCCCCTCGTCAAGCGCGTGATCCGGGCCTATGATCTCTGGGAGCAGAAGCAGTGA
- a CDS encoding leucine--tRNA ligase: protein MAFGEIEAKWQARWEAEGVFKAPRIPREGRKFYCLDMFPYPSADGLHVGHPEGYTATDILCRFKRMQGFDVLHPMGWDAFGLPAENFALQTGTHPRVVTERNISNFRRQIKSLGFSYDWDREVNTTSPDYYRWTQWIFLQLFKKGLAYESTAPINWCPSCKTGLANEEVFNGACERCGATVERKSLRQWILKITAYADRLENDLAALDWPASTMAMQRHWIGRSEGAEVSFKLADSTELKVFTTRPDTLYGATYLVLAPEHELASRLAAPARKSEVAAYVEAAKSKSDLERSDLQKDKTGVFTGAYAENPVNGRKIPIWVADYVLMGYGTGAIMAVPAHDARDWEFAREHGLSVIQVVRPVEGPQNPAEAFVEDGIAVNSPLFEGLPTASAKEKITRHLELSGQGRRSVQYKLRDWIFSRQRYWGEPIPIIHCPTCGKVPVPEKDLPVLLPEVADYKPTGTGESPLAAIESWVKTACPQCLAPARRETNTMPQWAGSCWYYLRFIDPRNQGELCSKELENAWMPVDCYVGGAEHAVLHLLYARFWHKALFDAGAISTPEPFKKLRHQGMILSFSHRDSKGCYHPYDTVEYDEQGSPLLAATGERLDSQVEKMSKSKKNVVNPDSILKSHGADAFRLYEMFMGPFEQSKPWDMRNIEGVARFLRKAWSLILAAEPANGEGLKSLRHKTIKKVTGDIEQFGFNTAISALMIYLNELQSQKPPARADLEAFLILLNPFAPHLTEELWERLGHEKCLAREPWPAYDEDLIKEDQVEYAVQVNGKVRATFRFEADAPERSVREAALALEKIQAAMAGKAVLKAIVVPNRLVNIVVK from the coding sequence ATCGCCTTTGGCGAGATCGAGGCCAAATGGCAGGCGCGCTGGGAAGCGGAGGGGGTTTTCAAGGCCCCGAGAATTCCCCGGGAGGGCCGGAAATTCTATTGCCTCGACATGTTCCCCTATCCCTCGGCCGACGGCCTGCACGTGGGCCACCCCGAGGGCTACACCGCCACCGACATATTGTGCCGCTTCAAGCGCATGCAGGGCTTCGACGTCCTGCATCCCATGGGCTGGGACGCCTTCGGCCTGCCGGCCGAGAATTTCGCCCTCCAAACCGGCACCCACCCGCGCGTCGTCACCGAGCGCAACATCTCCAATTTCAGGCGCCAGATCAAGTCCCTGGGCTTCTCCTACGACTGGGACCGGGAGGTCAACACCACCTCCCCGGACTACTACCGCTGGACCCAGTGGATATTCCTCCAACTCTTCAAGAAGGGCCTGGCCTACGAGAGCACGGCCCCCATCAACTGGTGCCCCTCGTGCAAGACGGGTCTAGCCAACGAGGAGGTGTTCAACGGGGCCTGCGAGCGCTGCGGGGCCACGGTGGAGCGCAAGAGCCTGCGGCAATGGATTCTGAAGATCACGGCCTACGCGGACCGCCTGGAAAACGACCTCGCGGCCTTGGACTGGCCGGCCTCGACTATGGCCATGCAGAGGCATTGGATCGGCCGCTCCGAGGGCGCCGAGGTAAGCTTCAAGCTCGCGGACAGCACGGAGCTCAAGGTCTTCACCACCCGACCCGACACGCTCTACGGGGCCACCTACCTGGTGCTGGCCCCCGAGCACGAGCTCGCCAGCCGCCTCGCAGCGCCGGCCCGCAAGTCCGAGGTGGCAGCGTATGTCGAGGCCGCCAAATCCAAGTCGGATCTTGAGCGCTCGGACCTGCAGAAAGACAAGACCGGGGTTTTTACCGGGGCCTACGCAGAGAACCCCGTCAACGGCAGGAAAATCCCGATCTGGGTCGCCGACTACGTGCTCATGGGCTACGGCACCGGGGCCATCATGGCCGTCCCGGCGCACGACGCCAGGGATTGGGAGTTCGCCCGCGAGCACGGACTCTCCGTGATCCAGGTGGTGAGGCCCGTAGAGGGCCCCCAAAACCCCGCGGAGGCCTTCGTAGAGGACGGGATCGCGGTCAATTCCCCCCTCTTCGAGGGCCTGCCCACGGCCTCGGCCAAGGAAAAGATCACCCGGCACCTGGAGCTCTCCGGCCAGGGGCGCCGCAGCGTGCAGTACAAACTGCGGGACTGGATTTTTTCGCGCCAGCGCTATTGGGGCGAGCCCATTCCCATCATCCACTGCCCGACCTGCGGCAAGGTCCCGGTCCCGGAGAAGGATTTGCCCGTGCTCCTGCCCGAGGTGGCCGACTACAAGCCGACCGGAACCGGGGAGTCGCCCCTGGCCGCAATCGAGTCCTGGGTCAAAACGGCCTGCCCCCAATGCCTAGCGCCCGCGCGCCGCGAGACCAACACCATGCCCCAGTGGGCCGGCTCCTGCTGGTACTACCTGCGCTTCATAGACCCCCGCAATCAAGGCGAACTCTGCTCCAAGGAGCTGGAGAATGCCTGGATGCCCGTGGACTGCTACGTGGGAGGGGCCGAGCACGCGGTGCTGCATCTGCTCTACGCCCGCTTCTGGCATAAGGCCCTCTTCGACGCCGGTGCCATTTCCACCCCCGAGCCCTTCAAAAAACTGCGGCACCAAGGCATGATTCTCTCTTTCTCGCACAGGGACTCCAAGGGTTGCTACCACCCTTACGACACGGTCGAGTACGACGAGCAGGGAAGCCCTCTCCTCGCCGCCACCGGCGAGAGGCTCGACTCCCAGGTCGAAAAAATGTCGAAGTCGAAGAAAAACGTGGTCAATCCCGACTCCATCCTCAAGAGCCACGGGGCCGACGCCTTCCGTCTCTACGAGATGTTCATGGGCCCCTTCGAGCAGTCCAAGCCCTGGGACATGCGAAACATCGAGGGCGTGGCGCGCTTCCTGCGCAAGGCCTGGTCTCTGATCCTGGCGGCCGAACCCGCCAATGGGGAAGGCTTAAAAAGCCTTCGACACAAGACCATCAAGAAAGTGACCGGGGACATCGAGCAGTTCGGCTTTAACACCGCGATCTCGGCTCTCATGATTTACTTGAACGAGCTCCAGTCCCAAAAGCCCCCGGCCCGGGCCGACCTGGAGGCCTTCCTGATTTTGCTCAATCCCTTCGCGCCACACTTGACCGAGGAGCTATGGGAGAGGCTGGGTCATGAGAAATGCCTGGCGCGAGA
- a CDS encoding caspase family protein, translating to MKTFYGLLAAAVLFSGAPARASEIDYSRAWVFAVGIIDWPAFPASPEQKAGRRDRELMEFLAAKGVSRERIVFLTDRQASTTASIRDEFRRTLARTKPGDFLFLYYAGEGDVDARGRSYFMARDRGAWTVQSIFHDIERDFKGARAILAADCCYSGGLAVEAGKLFGRVSYFVLSSVDNTSGSTGEWTFTEALLAGLRGEPAVDLNRDGRVKFEEWAEYIQSELAFNDDQISASAATGIFGPGAEIARTSRKLAPRESEHVEVPDASSWRRARVIEARRGRLKVRYSQKRQPREEWVDAARARAFLPPPMRPIGQKVLVEYEGKWLPAVILKHFRGVHRIRYDDPSYLDEWVEAKRIKDVKFSGLFTRAAAKMSWVFSRTRMMLLPGRK from the coding sequence ATGAAGACCTTTTACGGCCTTTTAGCCGCGGCCGTGCTGTTTTCCGGCGCTCCGGCCCGCGCCTCGGAGATCGATTACTCCCGGGCGTGGGTGTTCGCGGTCGGCATCATCGACTGGCCCGCCTTTCCCGCCTCCCCGGAGCAGAAGGCCGGCCGCCGCGACCGGGAGCTCATGGAATTTCTCGCGGCCAAGGGAGTCTCGCGGGAGCGCATCGTTTTCCTAACGGACCGCCAGGCTTCGACTACCGCCAGCATCCGTGATGAGTTCCGCCGGACCTTGGCGCGGACCAAGCCCGGGGACTTCCTTTTCCTTTATTACGCCGGGGAGGGGGACGTAGACGCCCGCGGCCGGTCCTATTTCATGGCCCGCGACAGGGGCGCTTGGACCGTTCAGTCCATTTTCCATGACATCGAGAGGGATTTCAAGGGCGCCCGGGCCATTCTCGCCGCCGACTGCTGCTACTCCGGGGGCCTCGCCGTGGAAGCCGGCAAGTTGTTTGGAAGAGTGTCTTATTTTGTTCTTTCCTCCGTGGACAATACCAGCGGCTCGACTGGGGAATGGACGTTCACGGAAGCCCTCCTAGCCGGCCTTCGCGGGGAGCCCGCCGTGGACTTGAACAGGGATGGGCGTGTGAAATTCGAGGAATGGGCCGAGTACATCCAGTCGGAACTCGCCTTTAACGACGATCAGATCTCCGCCTCGGCGGCGACGGGAATTTTCGGCCCTGGAGCGGAGATCGCCCGAACCTCCCGCAAGCTTGCCCCCAGGGAAAGCGAGCATGTGGAAGTGCCAGACGCAAGCTCTTGGCGGAGGGCGCGCGTCATCGAGGCCCGGAGAGGGCGGCTCAAGGTGCGATATTCGCAAAAGCGACAGCCCCGCGAGGAATGGGTAGACGCGGCCCGGGCCCGGGCATTCCTGCCTCCGCCCATGCGCCCGATCGGCCAGAAGGTCTTGGTGGAGTACGAGGGGAAATGGCTGCCGGCCGTCATCCTCAAGCACTTCCGCGGCGTCCACCGAATCCGCTACGACGACCCCAGCTATCTCGACGAGTGGGTGGAGGCCAAGCGGATCAAGGACGTCAAGTTTTCCGGACTTTTCACGAGAGCCGCCGCCAAGATGTCTTGGGTGTTTTCTCGGACAAGGATGATGCTTCTTCCGGGCCGAAAATGA
- a CDS encoding class I SAM-dependent methyltransferase → MAKALEKPNYGLDAPLIVKRWGYFGVLGLVLTTILFRHLPSHWLCSILASLAYTASFFFLMPAITIAFGSFFLKFRERDWLLDQLQLEGDETVLDAGCGRGLLLIGAAKRLSTGKAHGLDMWAQEDQSSNCRKATRANAAIEGVAGKIEVHDGDMRRMPFEDARFDAVVSSWAIHNIYDARERERALREILRVLKPGGKLAILDIDHAQEYRDFYVQAGLKEVRLLGPRYTFGKKTYLLMARNLSTKTSREVL, encoded by the coding sequence ATGGCAAAAGCGCTTGAAAAGCCAAATTATGGACTGGACGCGCCCTTGATTGTCAAGCGCTGGGGATATTTCGGGGTCTTAGGCCTTGTCTTGACCACGATTCTCTTCAGGCATTTGCCTTCTCATTGGCTGTGCTCAATCCTGGCAAGCCTGGCTTACACGGCCTCTTTCTTCTTTCTTATGCCGGCTATAACCATTGCGTTCGGAAGTTTCTTCCTCAAATTTCGCGAACGCGACTGGCTTTTGGACCAGCTTCAATTGGAAGGGGACGAAACCGTGTTGGATGCGGGCTGCGGAAGAGGGCTGCTACTAATCGGCGCGGCCAAAAGGCTTTCCACAGGCAAAGCCCACGGCCTCGACATGTGGGCGCAGGAAGACCAGAGCTCGAATTGCCGCAAAGCAACCCGCGCCAACGCCGCGATCGAGGGTGTGGCCGGGAAAATAGAAGTCCATGATGGGGACATGAGGCGAATGCCTTTCGAGGACGCCCGTTTCGACGCGGTCGTCTCCAGCTGGGCCATCCATAATATTTACGATGCCCGGGAAAGGGAGAGGGCCCTGCGAGAAATCCTTCGTGTTCTTAAACCCGGCGGCAAGCTCGCCATCCTCGACATTGACCATGCCCAGGAATATCGCGATTTTTATGTCCAGGCCGGGCTCAAGGAGGTTCGACTTCTCGGCCCGCGCTACACGTTCGGCAAGAAAACCTATCTGCTCATGGCGAGAAACTTATCCACAAAAACTTCCCGCGAAGTTTTGTGA
- a CDS encoding glucose-1-phosphate adenylyltransferase — protein sequence MPNDIARTRRVLAIILAGGKGERLHPLTHERSKPAVPFGGKYRVIDFVLSNFVNSGMHSIYVLVQYLSQSLIEYLRTSWRTTGLTRDQFITVVPPQMRIGTVWYRGTADAVRQNMNLIRDFDPDIIAVFGADHVYRMDVGQMMHFHLEKGADMTVATLPVPIRSAPAFGIVETDAKGRITAFEEKPAAAKPMPKDPGRALSSMGNYFFNADVLMSILEDEAFQAPDLDFGKSILPIIPKKLKVYAYDFSTNVLPGLKPYEEKAYWRDVGTLPAYYQSNMDILGAKPRLNLNNRKWFLHAGRYDGPPAKILDGKLVNTIIGDGCFVRNATIKNSILGRGVHVHDGAVIEDSIIMDFCKVRAEARLRRVIVDRFNDIPSRETIGHNPSKDAQRYFVDPSGLVVVPRGKTLPA from the coding sequence ATGCCCAATGACATCGCCCGCACGCGCCGAGTCCTCGCCATCATCCTGGCCGGAGGCAAGGGCGAGCGCCTGCATCCCCTGACCCACGAGCGCTCCAAGCCCGCCGTCCCTTTCGGCGGGAAATACCGGGTCATAGATTTCGTCCTCTCGAACTTCGTCAATTCGGGGATGCACTCGATTTACGTCCTGGTCCAATACCTCTCCCAAAGCCTCATCGAGTACCTGCGCACGAGTTGGCGCACCACGGGGCTCACCCGCGACCAATTCATCACCGTGGTCCCCCCGCAAATGCGCATCGGGACCGTCTGGTACCGGGGGACCGCCGACGCCGTGCGCCAGAACATGAACCTCATCCGGGACTTCGACCCGGACATCATCGCCGTATTCGGGGCTGACCACGTCTACCGCATGGACGTGGGCCAGATGATGCATTTTCACCTCGAGAAAGGCGCGGACATGACCGTGGCCACCCTCCCCGTCCCCATCCGGAGCGCACCCGCCTTCGGGATCGTGGAGACCGACGCCAAGGGGCGCATCACCGCCTTCGAGGAGAAGCCCGCCGCGGCCAAGCCCATGCCCAAGGATCCGGGCCGCGCCCTCTCCTCCATGGGCAACTACTTTTTCAACGCGGACGTGCTCATGAGCATCCTCGAGGACGAGGCCTTCCAGGCCCCGGACCTGGACTTCGGCAAATCCATCCTCCCCATCATTCCCAAGAAGCTCAAGGTCTACGCTTATGACTTCTCGACCAACGTCCTTCCCGGGCTCAAGCCCTACGAGGAAAAGGCCTACTGGCGCGACGTGGGCACCCTCCCGGCTTACTACCAGTCCAACATGGACATCCTGGGGGCCAAGCCCCGACTTAACTTGAACAACCGAAAATGGTTCCTCCACGCCGGACGCTACGACGGCCCTCCGGCCAAGATCCTGGACGGAAAGCTCGTCAACACCATCATCGGAGACGGGTGTTTCGTGCGCAACGCGACGATCAAGAACTCCATCCTGGGCCGCGGCGTGCACGTCCACGACGGCGCCGTCATCGAGGACTCCATCATCATGGATTTCTGCAAGGTCCGGGCCGAGGCGAGGCTGCGTCGAGTGATCGTGGACCGCTTCAACGACATCCCCTCCCGGGAAACCATAGGGCACAATCCCTCCAAAGACGCCCAGCGCTATTTCGTGGACCCTTCGGGGCTCGTGGTGGTGCCCCGTGGGAAAACCTTACCCGCATAA
- a CDS encoding FAD-dependent thymidylate synthase: MTNLERLQVLDKGFVRLIDFMGGDSGIVDAARVSYGGKSKGEEADRKLISYLLQHSHMTPFEHSVFKFHVSCPIFVARQWFRHRFAAYNEISYRYTEVKDDFYIPAAWRAQDRKNKQGSVAACELDQGALKAMFSKQVEAALETYRSMVAAGVAREMARMVLPVNLYTEFYWTVNARSLMNFLSLRADAHAQWEIQQYAEAMASVFKDKMPWTWAAFLSHVWKGINPEINAQRGALISTPAK; the protein is encoded by the coding sequence ATGACTAACCTAGAGCGGCTTCAAGTGCTGGACAAGGGCTTCGTCAGGCTCATTGATTTCATGGGAGGGGATTCCGGGATCGTTGACGCGGCCCGGGTCTCCTACGGCGGGAAATCCAAGGGCGAGGAGGCGGACCGCAAGCTCATCTCCTATCTCCTTCAGCACTCCCACATGACCCCCTTCGAACACTCCGTGTTCAAGTTCCACGTGAGCTGCCCCATCTTCGTGGCCCGGCAATGGTTCCGGCACCGCTTCGCGGCCTACAACGAGATCTCGTACCGCTATACCGAGGTCAAGGACGACTTCTACATTCCCGCGGCCTGGAGGGCCCAGGACCGCAAGAACAAGCAGGGCTCTGTCGCGGCTTGCGAGCTCGACCAGGGGGCGCTCAAGGCCATGTTCTCAAAACAGGTCGAGGCGGCCCTTGAGACCTACCGCTCCATGGTGGCGGCCGGAGTGGCGCGGGAAATGGCCCGGATGGTCCTGCCGGTAAACCTCTACACGGAGTTCTACTGGACCGTCAACGCCAGGAGCCTCATGAATTTTCTCTCCCTGCGCGCCGACGCCCATGCCCAGTGGGAGATACAGCAGTACGCCGAGGCCATGGCCAGCGTCTTCAAGGACAAGATGCCTTGGACCTGGGCCGCCTTCCTGTCCCATGTCTGGAAAGGGATCAACCCGGAGATCAACGCCCAGCGCGGGGCGTTGATCTCGACCCCGGCCAAATAA
- a CDS encoding LysR family transcriptional regulator encodes MPIPAHELEAFHATAQTRSFSAAAKRVNITQPALSQRIRSLERALGLTLLVRDRKEARLTDAGTRLLRYCQAQGHLEAELLSDLGGTPEGDFGGRLRLAGYSTILHSVVVPALAGFLRENPLVQYEFAAAEMRDLPGMLESGEADFVVLDRILERSGLESVLLGREACVLIESSRFRSPDIYLDHDPNDRTTELFLKKQGLRASKSPARRYMDDIHGIINGAALGLGKAVVPRHLLSKASSVRVIPGLKPLEIPVVLHYFKQPYYSRLQKEIIQRLKSHCAERLGG; translated from the coding sequence ATGCCAATCCCAGCGCACGAGCTAGAGGCCTTCCACGCGACCGCGCAAACCCGGAGCTTCTCCGCGGCCGCCAAGCGCGTCAACATCACCCAGCCGGCCCTCTCCCAAAGGATTCGAAGCTTGGAGCGCGCCCTGGGGCTCACCCTCTTGGTGCGCGACAGAAAAGAGGCGCGCCTCACCGACGCCGGGACGAGGCTCTTGCGCTACTGCCAGGCCCAAGGACATCTCGAGGCCGAGCTTTTAAGCGATCTGGGCGGGACGCCCGAGGGCGATTTTGGAGGGCGCCTGCGCCTGGCCGGATACTCCACGATCCTGCATTCGGTCGTGGTTCCGGCCCTGGCCGGGTTTCTGAGGGAGAACCCCTTGGTTCAATACGAGTTCGCCGCGGCCGAGATGCGCGACTTGCCGGGGATGCTTGAGAGCGGCGAGGCCGATTTCGTCGTGCTCGACCGGATCTTGGAGCGTTCCGGCCTCGAATCCGTCCTATTGGGCCGCGAGGCCTGCGTCTTGATCGAGAGCTCCCGCTTCCGCTCCCCGGATATCTACCTCGACCACGACCCCAATGACCGCACCACCGAGCTCTTCCTAAAGAAGCAGGGCCTAAGGGCGTCCAAATCCCCGGCTCGGCGCTACATGGACGACATACACGGGATCATCAATGGAGCGGCCCTGGGCCTCGGGAAAGCCGTGGTGCCCAGGCACCTGCTCTCCAAGGCCTCGTCGGTGCGGGTCATCCCGGGGCTCAAGCCCCTTGAAATACCCGTCGTTCTCCACTATTTCAAGCAGCCCTATTACTCAAGGCTGCAGAAGGAAATCATCCAACGCCTCAAAAGCCACTGCGCAGAGCGGCTGGGGGGCTAG
- a CDS encoding aminotransferase class I/II-fold pyridoxal phosphate-dependent enzyme, whose amino-acid sequence MTGQTLTEIEALGLESRHDLANGHASQELPEFQQAIVKRLPELWESGAKIRSGEAERRFKEAFRRLSSCPSLAGYGHFKIAPTASCSIDLAAVWLAEKKLKTALLEPTFDNLCLILKRRGVALEALPEPELHGGAWDKALDRSRAGAVFIVNPNNPTGKVLSREQFQGLVEWCARNKKVLVLDNTFRFFMPQDTDHYQILLDSGVSFISIEDTGKVWPTQEIKASLLFCSPDIIREMEVIYDEIFLCPSNFALAVLGEFLKDALERGLAEAVWKEVAERRIQFRQALDGEVLSVHPEALKSRLSVEWVRIGPPFKSDWHLAQHFKAKNLVLLPGRPFYWSRPGAVTHCARFALLKPKADFLEAVAFLSQELWRLGHE is encoded by the coding sequence ATGACAGGACAGACTTTGACGGAGATAGAGGCTCTGGGGCTCGAGAGCCGGCATGATTTGGCCAACGGGCATGCCTCGCAGGAGCTGCCCGAGTTTCAGCAGGCGATCGTCAAGCGATTGCCCGAGCTTTGGGAGAGCGGCGCCAAAATCAGGTCGGGAGAGGCCGAAAGGCGGTTCAAGGAGGCGTTCCGAAGGCTGTCGAGTTGCCCGTCTTTGGCGGGCTACGGGCATTTCAAGATAGCCCCGACCGCGTCCTGCTCCATCGACCTGGCGGCGGTGTGGCTGGCCGAGAAAAAGCTCAAAACCGCGCTTCTTGAGCCGACCTTCGACAATCTCTGCCTGATCCTTAAGAGAAGGGGCGTGGCTTTGGAGGCTTTGCCCGAGCCCGAGCTTCACGGGGGAGCCTGGGACAAGGCCCTGGACCGGAGCCGGGCCGGTGCCGTCTTCATCGTCAATCCCAATAATCCAACGGGCAAGGTTCTTTCCAGGGAGCAATTCCAAGGCCTGGTCGAGTGGTGCGCGCGAAATAAGAAAGTCCTGGTCCTGGACAATACCTTCCGGTTCTTCATGCCTCAGGACACGGACCATTACCAGATCCTCTTGGACTCGGGGGTCTCCTTCATTTCCATCGAGGACACGGGCAAGGTCTGGCCCACCCAGGAGATCAAGGCCAGCCTCCTCTTCTGTTCGCCAGACATCATCCGGGAGATGGAGGTTATCTACGATGAGATATTCCTCTGCCCCTCGAACTTTGCCCTGGCGGTTCTGGGCGAGTTCTTGAAAGACGCGCTGGAACGGGGCCTGGCCGAGGCCGTATGGAAGGAGGTCGCCGAGAGACGGATCCAATTCAGGCAGGCCCTGGACGGGGAGGTGCTGTCGGTGCACCCGGAGGCCTTGAAGTCGAGGCTGAGCGTGGAATGGGTCCGGATCGGGCCGCCTTTTAAAAGCGACTGGCATTTGGCCCAGCATTTCAAGGCCAAAAATCTGGTGCTTCTGCCCGGAAGGCCTTTCTACTGGAGCCGGCCCGGGGCGGTCACCCACTGCGCGCGCTTTGCCTTGCTCAAGCCCAAGGCCGATTTTCTTGAGGCGGTCGCGTTTTTGAGTCAAGAGCTCTGGAGGCTCGGTCATGAATAA
- the ybeY gene encoding rRNA maturation RNase YbeY, whose amino-acid sequence MTVNVFGAGLLPASARKPRLLRKACLAALKSEKFRGSGEISIILTDRKKMLALNETFLRHDHDTDVIAFNYDPPNSPREPFGDVYISVPQARAQASELGHPLLQEILTLIIHGTLHLLGHEDSTPRKKARMFARQDRILSSLSRPKRRIRRP is encoded by the coding sequence GTGACGGTCAACGTCTTCGGCGCCGGGCTCCTGCCCGCCTCGGCCCGGAAGCCCCGCCTTTTGAGGAAGGCTTGCCTTGCCGCACTTAAGAGCGAGAAGTTCCGCGGCTCGGGGGAGATCAGCATTATTTTAACGGATAGAAAAAAGATGCTCGCCCTAAACGAGACATTCTTGCGCCACGACCACGACACCGACGTCATCGCCTTCAACTACGACCCCCCGAACAGCCCCCGAGAGCCCTTCGGGGACGTTTACATCTCCGTCCCGCAGGCCCGAGCGCAGGCCAGTGAGCTCGGACACCCTCTCCTCCAGGAAATACTGACCCTCATCATCCACGGGACCTTGCATCTCCTCGGCCACGAGGATTCCACTCCGCGGAAAAAGGCGAGAATGTTCGCCAGGCAAGACAGAATACTCAGCTCCCTTTCACGCCCCAAGAGGCGAATAAGGCGTCCATAA